The genomic region GCTCTAGATTAATTTTTGCAGTGGGcttaatgcaactcttttagactaaGTTTGTTAAGGGATCAAGAACGGAgtttaaagagagttaggctcattcactAGAGGGATCTGGGTTTGAATAATttctcagcataagaacactaggataacgttagatagagaaaaatacattttaacatAAAGTGAAATTCAGTAGAACAACCCAACGCTTTTTACTTGACTGTTTTCACTTCCAAAATTCTAGACATTTAGTTTATATTCAAATAGACTATAATATAGAATTCAACTTAGTATTTACTTGATTTTAATCCCTACAAATGTTTGCATACTAGATGTACAATGTctgagtgaaacaaattccttgaggatacgatactcggtcttaccattttatactaattGAGCAAATCAGTACACTTGTCGACcagcgaacaagtttttggcgccattgccgaggaatttctttccacttagataatataattcaatttggaaacatttattctttattctttgattgatttttgtgAATAAATAGTTAGAATTCAATATTTCTCTTGACTTGGTTAACTACTGCTATGTTTAGTGCTTTTTGTATGCGAGGTAATTCTTCAGCAGGGAATTTGGCTTCACTAGATTTGGAGATTGAAGCTACTTGTAGGAGAAACAacaaagaaaggagaagaaaatctTTGCAAGAGAAGAAAACACAGCCTAGTTCGGAGGGAGCTCATTCATCTGAATCATCTTCAGCATTTCCAGCAGACTTGAAGGAATCCAAAGTTGGTGTGTCTAAAGCAAACATCATGGCAAAAGATCAACCACAAAGGATTACTCTTGAGGACTACTCCAACTCTACCGCGCCACAATTTTTCACAAGTATTGTGCGGCCGGAAGTCCAAGCTCACAACATCACGTATCCTCATTCCTTGATCCAACTGATTCAAggaaatttgtttcatggtttaCCGAATGAAGACCCTTACGCAcaccttgttttcattttctttggctggagaagccaagaggtggctgcATTCTTTCAAGGGAAACAACTTGAAGACATGGGAAGAGGTAGTAGAGAAATTTCTAAAGAAGTACTTCCCAGAATCAAAGACAGCTAAAGGCAAGGCAGCTATTTCCTCATTCCATCAGTTTCcagatgaatctttgagtgaagcACTTGAAAGATTCTGTAGCTTGCTGCGGAAGACACCAACTCATGGATTCTTCGAGCCTATTCAACTGAACATCTTTATTGATGGTTTGAGACCGTAGTCCAAGAAATTATTGGATGCTTCTACAGGAGGAAAGATTAAATTGAAGACTCCTGAAGAAGCAATGGAACTTATTAAGAATATGGCTGCTAGTGATCATTCTATTTTGCGTGATAGAACTCATGTTCCCATAAAGAGAAGGTTGTTAGAGCTTCTTCACAAGATGCATtattggcacaaaacaagttgctAGCTAAGTAGCTAGAATTACTCACTGAGACACTTAGCAAGCTGCCAACACAATTACAAGAGGCTCAACCTTCCCATTCAACAGTTATGCAGGTTGGAGGTTATAGTATATGTGGAGGAGCACATGAGTCTGGCTGTTGCATACCCCTAGATGATGCTACAAAGGAAGTGAATTATACAGGGAACCAGAACAGACAAGGATTCCATGTAGGTAGTTTTTCAGGTTACCAGCAAGGTGCAAATTTTAATCAGAATCAAGGGCAAGGATGGAGGTCTCATCTAGGGAAtcagttcaataaagaccaagGAGGACCATCCAATATACCTCAGAATCAGGGGCCTAGCTTGTTTGAGAGGACCACCAAGATGGAAGAGACTTTGGCTCACTTTATGCAAGTTTCAATGTCCAATCACAAGAGCACTGAGTCAGCCATAAAAAACCTGGAGATCCAAGTGGGGCAGCTAGCTAAGCAAATAGCTGACAATTCTTTTCGAGGTTTTGGGGCTAACACTGAGAAAATTCTCAAAGAAGAATGCAAGCCTGTCATGACCAGAAGCAAGAGGGCAACCATAGTGGAGAATGAGAGTAAGATTGGTgatgataaaaaattagtagctgaaggagaaaaagaaaatgaagaagatcagatgagggagaaaaaaataaataatgaggaggaagaaaaaaaatgagaaaaatgaaaaaaaaagagaaaataaagaagagaaaaagacagAGTGAGTTGgctagagaaaagaagaaggaggttGTTCCATGCACAGGGAAGGATGCACCATACCTTTTGGTGCCGTCCAAGAAAGACAAGGAATGACACTTTGCCggtttccttgatatcttcgaGAAATTGGAGATAACTATCCCATTTGGAGAAACCTTGCAAAAAATGTCAATCTACTCCAAATTTATCAAGGATCCGCAGACCAAGAAGGGCAAATATATCAACAGTGACAACATTATGGTGGATGGAAATTGCAGTGTTGTCATCCAGAGAATCCTTTcaccaaaatacaaggatccAGGGAGTGTCACAATCCCTTACTCAATTGTTTCTATGTCAGTTGGAAAAGCCCTTATTGACTTAGGGGCTAGCATTAATTTGATGCCTCTATCCATGTGCAGAAGGATTGGAGAGCTGGAAATCATGCCAACAAGAATGACATTGCAGCTGGCAGATCGATCAATCACAAGGCCATACGGTGTAGTGGAAGACGTGTTGGTCAAAGTGCGTCAATTTACTTTCCTTGCAGATTTTGTGATCATGGACATTGAAGAGGACGCTAAAATCCCATTGATTTTAGGCTGCCCCTTCATGTTAACAGCCAAATATGTGGTGGATATGGGGAAAGATAATCTTGAAATGAGTGAGGATGATCAAAAGGTTACATTTAATCTATTTGAAGCCATGAAGCACCCAAGTGACCATAAGGcctgttttaaaataaaaaaggtcgAACATGAGGTAGACATGGTAGCTAGAGCCATGGTGCTGCAGTCCCCACTAGAAAAAGCATTGACTAATACTATGGAGTGTTTGACAACAAAGGAAGAAACAAAATTGCAGAACTGTTTGGAAGAAGTAGAGGGTTTAGAAGAAAATCCTTCTGAAAAAGTTGTatttgaagaattgaagaagGACATTCCAGCAGAAAAGGCCAAGGGTTAGTTAAAAACTCTTCCAGAACATCTGAAGTATGTCTTCTTGGGAGAAAATGAAATAAGTCCAGTGATCATCAACAATTCCTTAAGAAAGGAGGAGGAATCTCAGCTAGTGGAAGTTTTTAAGAAACACAAGGTAGCTATTGGATGACATATttcttgatgcaatcctccctaggaagggaccagtcactagagccatgagcaagagactccaagaggattgggctagagctgttgaagaaggctttagggttctcatgaacctcggggtagatttctgagcccatgggccaaggttgggtccaattatctttgtacatattagactaagatgtcattatatttggtccttgtatttagggctccataatgtaggtagggtaccctataaatatatgatttttcagccattgtattttagggcacctagactagcttttgtattagaggtagttttgtaatttcacatgcactaagtgaatatttgatgtgtatggttggaaataaatttaattgaattggtagaagcccaatccaatgaAATtctagagggggaggtgagcatttgcttactacaccccattgccacatcatatagtcacactttgtgcatgtccttcatgctttacatgcctcatgacacctaagcacacttagtggagaatcttggaattgatcttggattagtgggctgaaccataactaaaattcactaatcataattagtcaaattttggctccaaagtttggctccacaaattcaatttcaaattcaactgaaatttgaattgaaattcaaatttccctccaattttatgtgacacttaggctataaatagaggtcatatatgtgcattttttaaactttgatcatttgaaaattatactttagatttcagagctcttttacagcacaaaatttcgtgctcttctcttcctctcccttcattcatctccttcttccttcaagctcttatccatggcctcctatggtggtgagcttcttctagactcatcttctccttgaagtggcgtctcctctctctcttccttctccattccgctgccattcatcttctaagaagcaaaggaatccattgatgaagaagatcctaggcctacaagctccaatggagcttacatcatgtggtatcaagagcatcttcatctaagtgatgttcttttgcttcctctatctttttgttcggcgaattctctttaattccttgatCTTCATCTTAtactccatgtatatcctccattgtcttgtggtttggtgctatttagagtagattaaaaaaaataaactgattaaatcttagatctacacttgttcttgcatttctatggttcaaattttgtagatctactcttgaatcatgtttttgtgttgattttaggttctatcatttttcattcataatattcttgtgctgaacctttagatctaaattttcttccaaaatattgattagaaaaaaaacacaaaaatctaagtgtaaatcacttaatccatgttgtcttagagtcatttTTAGTCATAGTCagtgtcacattatgttctaagtgtgtgttgaatttttattttgttgattgaattctagatacatttgttcatgtattcttgtcattcttagcctatcttttgaattttgagtctaattcatgcatgttatttagttcataacatgttctaaatcaattcttagaagtagtcttgttgttgaactcttttttttgttttctaagtttcctacatgatgcctatgatgaagttgagttgtggtgctaagttgtggctggatttgtgaatcaaaataagtcttaagctctcttgaattgtgttgttcaagataattgagcataagcaaacacaaattgtaactatccaagccttaagcaacataaacactactcttgatttctaggttgaaatcgctggtgctgacagcttgaacatacgaacttgtataaattactgggaattggtcactacgtgttttgagctgaaatttttactgaattttctagacatctggaccaaaattatgaaaaaaaaataactaagtgatttggattaaaggaaaaaataagaaaaatcacacaagttggcagaaaaattagtgcccaggaaaaaaaagtgaaagggaagtgtgcttgttttggctcaaaatttgttctataattggttcctattttataccaatcctagttctgaaatttcaattgaaaattagtgtgaaaaaaagttccaaaactagaggtttcttgagtctttttattttagtttttttactctactctagagccattctaagtttctctttgagtcctagcttgcttttatgtgctttacTTGTTGAAAAAtcctgaaaatttgtcttgttaaaactctattggtttagctttcatttcattttttgggtctttggttattgcttgtctctttatttccttgtttgtgagtttccatatagggaattggaaatgagaattggtgtcatcccttaaagaatttgagtcaagaagcaaaggggaaaccaccttaagagctattggactaagaagaaaTACAAATTGTAGTCCTTTGACTTGAAGTCACTATGATTCCTACATGTAGGAGTTGTAGGCTCCAATGTTATCAAACACCATCCGTAATAGGCTGATCATAAACGTAGTACTTTGGCTAGCAATGAATCATGTTGTGAGATATGAGGGATGAGATAGGATCCGTCCCTCCTACATACTAGGAGCTATGTTTATGGGCCTCTCGATAAAGTAGGACGTGTTATATGCATGGTCACATGGAAATAGGCCAATATAAGACATTGGATCTATTTGTGTTTGCACCTCCACTAGGTATCGAGAAATCGATGATCAAACTTAACAAG from Glycine soja cultivar W05 chromosome 16, ASM419377v2, whole genome shotgun sequence harbors:
- the LOC114389758 gene encoding uncharacterized protein LOC114389758, with translation MSIYSKFIKDPQTKKGKYINSDNIMVDGNCSVVIQRILSPKYKDPGSVTIPYSIVSMSVGKALIDLGASINLMPLSMCRRIGELEIMPTRMTLQLADRSITRPYGVVEDVLVKVRQFTFLADFVIMDIEEDAKIPLILGCPFMLTAKYVVDMGKDNLEMSEDDQKVTFNLFEAMKHPSDHKACFKIKKVEHEVDMVARAMVLQSPLEKALTNTMECLTTKEETKLQNCLEEVEGLEENPSEKVVFEELKKDIPAEKAKG